The Sinorhizobium fredii genome contains the following window.
CCAATCAAAATGGACTTGCCGTTGACCTCTATCCGAACATCATCACAGAAGATTGAACGGACCTCGATCATCGAGACCACCTAATCGCATGGCTTATCCTGGCCGCGCGCGGCATTTTCTGGTGCGCTGATGTGGAAAGCACCACTAGGTTGTTTACTTGCTCCGGGTGATGAAAGCACGTGGCATGGCGCATGTTTGCGACTGGTTCTTTCAGGGGCCAGCACGAGTCCACCTTCATAACGCGACCGTCGATCGCGAATAAGATTCGAGCAGCAGTATCGATCGTCCAGTTGCCGGGCGCGCCTAAGAGCCTTGAGACCTGGGCCGGATCCTTCCCAAGCCGCCTTGCCAAAGTAGCGTTAGAGATACCTGACTCCACGCAGTTACGCACGACGAGGTCATACATGTCCTCGCGAGCGTTCTCTGCCACATAGCCAAGCGTTCTCTCCGATATGCGCTGGTCGCCTTGCGGTTCAGCCAATATTGAAGTGCTTGGAGACATAATCTTCCACCTTTTCACCATAAATAGGGGGATGCCCCGGAAATAGGGAATCCCATTCTTGCCTGCATAGTTGTGCTGCCGCTCGAAAGTCCAAGCCTGCTCGCGGCATCCATTTGAGCAACACCAAGATGTCTGGCTCGGCAAATCCGCCAAAAACTCGGATGGCGGGCTGCGGGTCTCGGATCCGAACGTCGACGATCCCCAGAAGTACGGGGTCCACCCTTGCTATTGTGCAACTGGCGTCTTTGTCGTGCGGGTCCATGCCAAACGTCACATAGGACCCGTTTGAGATGCGCTCCAAGACAGATAATGTCCTACCGGAAAGCCTGGCGAACCGGCCGTCGACACCATCTCCGTCCACGAATTGCTGCACTTCTTTTCCAAGAAAAATGTGCCTCTGGACCAAATAGGACGGACGGGCGGGAACAAGTAAGCGCAGCGTCTCATCGGGGTTCTCGCAGTGTGTTTTTATTACCTCGCTTATTGACATATATGTCAACACATCCCCGTCAACAAATTATTAATTTTTGAAATCATCAACCCTTCGTGATGTTCACGAGCGTTGCAATATGCGCACAACCATTCGTTAGACGGCTGATTGAAGCGATCTTTGTCTCAGAGTCAACAGCCGCTGGCTCCGCCGGAGGCGCTCAGGGACGCTCGCTGTGTTGCTGCTCCACTTGATCGGCATATCCTTCAGCGGCCGGCCTTGGCGTGAACATGTAGATCAGGTCGTCGCATCCGAGCCCGCATCTCTGGTGCTCTCTCAGCTGCGTCCTGCGCTCACAGCTCTGGCCGATCAGGTTTATAAAGTCGCGGATAGGCATGTCGGCGCCGTGCTTTTCGATCAGCCGAGCGACGTTGTAGCGGCCCTTTCGCCCGCACTGCGAACAGGTCAGAACCATCTGGGGGAGGGTGAATTCGGCGAGTGTTCGTAGACGTTCAGGCATGCGCGATGCTCCTCGTTTGAGGTTGTCGAATCCCGCATGTCGTGAAGGGCGCCCGCACGCGCCGATGAGCAATTATCCTCGGTTTTCCGTTTCTGAAAAGTCGAGATTCCTCTGAAAAATCAATGGTGCAAAAACGGCAAAAAACGAGGCGCTTTTGGACCTGTTTTTCAGAAACGACATTGATTTTATTGGAAGTGGAGGGGATTTGCAGTCCTCTGCGTCACCACTCCGCCACGAGGCCTCTCGTGCTCGTAAAATCGAGCGATGGCGGGCGTTTAAAACGAATCCATGTGGAGCGCAAGAGGGAGACGTTCAAAAAAGACGCCCACAAACAGCTTTGAACAGGCCGGAATACGAGAGCGCTTCTTGCCGGTGGCATGGCGGACGCCGAGACCAATAAACGCCGGCCGCAGTAAGCGAGATCACGGAAGGCAAAGAGAACAGTTCTGTCGTCGCGACCGCGCGAAACGACCGCACACAGGATCGGCACAGGAACCCAAATCGGCCTAGTGATAGCGCCGGATCAGACCGACGAGTTTGCCCTGAATTTTCACGCGGTCGGGTCCGAAGATGCGCGTTTCGTAAGCCGGATTCGCCGCTTCCAGTGCGATCGATGCGCCCTTGCGGCGGAATCGCTTCAAGGTTGCCTCCTCGTCGTCGATCAGGGCGACGACGATGTCGCCCGGGCTGGCGGTGCTGGCGTTGCGGATGATCACCGTGTCGCCATCGAGAATGCCCGCCTCGATCATCGAATCGCCCTTGATTTCGAGGGCGTAGTGCTCGCCGCTGCCGATCATCTCGACCGGCACGGAAATCTCGTGCGTATTGTTCTGAATGGCCGAAATCGGCACGCCGGCGGCGATCCGGCCCATGACCGGCACTGTTATAGACGCGCTCTCGACCGGCGGCGTTGGCGCCGGCTTCGGTGCCGGGGGCTTGCCGAGGCTGCCCTCGATGACGCTCGGCGAGAAGCCGCGCCGCGGCTGGGCTGGGCTCGAATAGGCTTCCGGCAGCTTGATGACCTCGAGCGCTCGGGCCCGATTGGGTAGCCGGCGAATGAAACCGCGTTCTTCCAGCGCAGTGATCAGCCGGTGGATGCCCGATTTCGACGCAAGATCGAGCGCATCTTTCATCTCGTCGAAGGAGGGCGGGACCCCGGATTCCTTCATCCGTTCATGAATGAACAGAAGCAATTCCTGTTGCTTGCGGGTCAGCATGCGCGTCACTCCAGATTCGCGAAACAAATCAAGAACAGAAACTATCCGTTCCATATGTGTTCCGCAAGCACTTAATATTCCGTGAACTCATGCGTCGAGGCGCGTCCGCTATCAGGGCGGCACGGACGGTTTGCGGGTTTCGATGGTGGTGAAGACTTGCGTGCGGCAAGCGTCACACATAGGCGAGCGTTTGCTCACCTTTGACGACGCTGTGCATCGTCTTGACAAGCCGTCCTAGTAGGCGAGGCGCAGCCCGCCGGGGCTAAGAACGTCGAAGTCGGGTTCAGGGTAGGGGCCGTACCACTGGGTGTAGGTCGTGTTGCCCGTAGCGCCTGTCGTGGCGCATCCTGAAAGTGTGAGAAGAGCGATTAAGGCGGCGGCGATCAGAGATTTGAGAGGCATGGTAGTCCCCACTTGCGGGAGTTGCCGATATGCAATGATGCCAGGTGCTAAGTCTCTCTCAAATCAGGCTCTTTGGCAAGCGAGGGGCAAGGCGGGAAGACGGCACATCGGGTGGAAAACACCGCTCCCTCTGACTTCGGGTCGCTCGCTTCTTAACGGAATTCGCGTTCGCAATGGGTCTGCTGCGAACACAGTCTGAAGTGGTGGTCGTCCGAGGGTGACGAGCCACGTCGGATCGGCCCGCTACAGAGATGTCGCTGATGTCTTAGCGATGTTCTGTTACCTATGTCTCCGGGTCGGACAAAGGTCGTTTGGTGGAGTCGAAGGGAGTCGAACCCTCGACCTCCGCAGTGCGATTGCGGCGCTCTCCCAACTGAGCTACGACCCCAGCCGTTCACCTATATAGGCGGATTTGAGCGCCCGCGCCAGTCCCTCCCGGCGTCTCGCGTGGGGAGGATCGGGGCCGTCGTGGATGTCACTCGAGGAGAATTTGCTTGAGCGTCGCGGCGTCCTCGATGAAGGCGGCGGGATCGTCATTGGCGACGAATTCCAGCATTGCAAAGCGTCGCCCGGTCCAGCGCGATGCGGGGAGGGCCGTGAGGACGCTTCGCCAATAGTCGGATGCCGATGCCAGGGGAAAACGGTTGCGATTTCGATCCCAGGCGAAGACGTGGACATGAGATACATGCTGACCGATGCGGGCGACCTCTGCGAGCGCCTCGCCGAGCTCCAGCCCGGGCCGCGGCTGCCAATAGAGATAAACATTGTCGTGGGCGATCGCGTCGATCAGGCGGCTTGCCGAGTCGGTCGTGTCCGTCAGCGATCGCGGGTGATATTCCAGCGAGACGGTCACGCGGTGGCGCGCGGCTTCGGCGCCCATGTCGCGGATCGCCTTTGCGGCATCACGTCTTTCGCCTGCGCTGTAGTCCTTTGAATCGCGCCGGCGGGTGCCTGGCCAGATGCGGATATTCGAGGCACCGAGTGCAATCGCGCTCTCGAGCGCACGCCTGAATTCGATGAGGTCGTCAGTCGGTGGCGCGACATAGGATCCGTAGGATGTCGTCAGTTCGGCCCTTGCGCTGAGGAGCCCGACGATCCGGGCGTTGGACGTGTCGCCTGGAGCAATATGAGCGTCGCCTGCCCATTCGATCGCCGCAAGACCGGCGCTCCGGGCTAAGCCGACGATTTTTTCCGGAGGCAAGCTCCTGAAGGTGACGGTGCAGAGCCCCGGTTCGAAATCGCTCATGCAATGCGCTCCAGGTCGTGCTTGCGGACTTCGAACAGCAGCTGCCGGCCTTCCAGAAAGCGCTCGATTTCGTCGACGGCCATTTCGCCGAGCCGCGTCCTCTCAAGTCCGATGGCGCCGGCAATGTGCGGCGTTAGGAAGACGTTCGGCAAATCATAGAAAGGCGACGTTCCTTCCGGCACCTCGGGATCCGTCACGTCGATGACGGCATTGATTGCGCCCGTCTTCAGCCGGTCTATCAGTGCGGCCTCGTCCACGAGCGCACCCCGCGCCGTATTGATCAGTGTCGCACCGTTCTTCATCAGGGACAGCCGCCGCCCGTCGATCATGTGCTGGGTCTCGGGCAGAGAAGGCGCATGCAGCGAGACTATATCCGAATGCGCCATCAGCGTCTCGAGATCGGCTTTTTCGACACCGATAGCCGAAGCGCTTTCTTCCCCGACCAAGGGATCGTAGAGCAGCACCCGATAATCGAAGGGGCGAAGCAGGTCGATCACCCGCCTTCCGATCCGCGAGGCGCCAACGATGCCGATGGTGCGGCGGTAGTTTCCAATAGCCTGCCCCTGCAGCAGCTGGATGCGCTGACGCCCTCTGTCGGCGGCATAAAGGTCGCGGAAGCGAAAAACGTGCTTGCCCGAAAAAATGATTGCCGCCAGCGTGAACTCCGCGACCGGCACGGCGTTGGCTTCGGCCGCATGGCTGACGGTGATTCCTGCATCGAACACGGACAAATCGATCAGGTCCTTGACCGTTCCTGCCGCATGGACGATGAGCCGAAGGCGAGGGGCCGATCGAAGGGCGTTCGCATCGAAGCTCGGGGCGCCCCAGCCGGTCACCAGGATCTCCGCTTCGGCGAGCAAGCGGCTTCCCCGGCCGTCGCCGAAAACGGTCATGGGTTGCCGATCGAGTATGCGAGCGAGACGGTCTATGCGTGCGAAAAGTTCCGGTGTGAGTACGTGTTCCGTCCTTTCGGGCTGCATCGCGAAGGCAATCGCCGGGGGGGTCATGACATGCGTCCCGGCGCTTGCATGGCGCTGACCCTTACGCCCTCTTCGGCGACGGTGCGCAGTTCGGCGATCTTGGGGACAGCGGGCGGACCTTCCCAATCGCCCGACACGGCCGAGATGTCGCGAACGGCCAGCACGGCGCAGCGGAGAATAGTCTCACCGGCGGGGATCGTGCCGCGCAATTGCGGCACCAGGGTCTTTGCGGCGA
Protein-coding sequences here:
- a CDS encoding hydroxyacid dehydrogenase codes for the protein MTPPAIAFAMQPERTEHVLTPELFARIDRLARILDRQPMTVFGDGRGSRLLAEAEILVTGWGAPSFDANALRSAPRLRLIVHAAGTVKDLIDLSVFDAGITVSHAAEANAVPVAEFTLAAIIFSGKHVFRFRDLYAADRGRQRIQLLQGQAIGNYRRTIGIVGASRIGRRVIDLLRPFDYRVLLYDPLVGEESASAIGVEKADLETLMAHSDIVSLHAPSLPETQHMIDGRRLSLMKNGATLINTARGALVDEAALIDRLKTGAINAVIDVTDPEVPEGTSPFYDLPNVFLTPHIAGAIGLERTRLGEMAVDEIERFLEGRQLLFEVRKHDLERIA
- the lexA gene encoding transcriptional repressor LexA, which produces MLTRKQQELLLFIHERMKESGVPPSFDEMKDALDLASKSGIHRLITALEERGFIRRLPNRARALEVIKLPEAYSSPAQPRRGFSPSVIEGSLGKPPAPKPAPTPPVESASITVPVMGRIAAGVPISAIQNNTHEISVPVEMIGSGEHYALEIKGDSMIEAGILDGDTVIIRNASTASPGDIVVALIDDEEATLKRFRRKGASIALEAANPAYETRIFGPDRVKIQGKLVGLIRRYH
- a CDS encoding sugar phosphate isomerase/epimerase family protein, with product MSDFEPGLCTVTFRSLPPEKIVGLARSAGLAAIEWAGDAHIAPGDTSNARIVGLLSARAELTTSYGSYVAPPTDDLIEFRRALESAIALGASNIRIWPGTRRRDSKDYSAGERRDAAKAIRDMGAEAARHRVTVSLEYHPRSLTDTTDSASRLIDAIAHDNVYLYWQPRPGLELGEALAEVARIGQHVSHVHVFAWDRNRNRFPLASASDYWRSVLTALPASRWTGRRFAMLEFVANDDPAAFIEDAATLKQILLE